One segment of Bacillus alkalisoli DNA contains the following:
- a CDS encoding PH domain-containing protein, whose protein sequence is MTSIIFGTVVVAIVSVIPLWFEEFNAGTIVILIVIGLTVWLVLAIYLRTYYSVEDDVVRIVSGPFRWKVKISEITSIQSTKSILSSPALSMDRLEIKYGRWGSVVISPEDKQRFANELIKRNSAIKVTL, encoded by the coding sequence ATGACATCAATTATTTTTGGAACAGTTGTTGTGGCTATTGTGTCTGTTATTCCTTTATGGTTCGAAGAATTTAATGCTGGGACAATAGTTATTCTTATTGTTATCGGTTTAACCGTATGGCTTGTGTTAGCCATTTATTTGAGAACGTACTATTCTGTCGAGGACGATGTAGTAAGGATCGTCTCAGGGCCATTTCGTTGGAAAGTAAAAATCTCTGAAATTACTTCTATCCAGTCTACGAAGAGTATTTTGTCTAGTCCTGCTTTATCGATGGATAGGTTAGAAATTAAATATGGACGCTGGGGTTCTGTCGTAATATCACCAGAAGATAAGCAACGATTTGCAAATGAATTAATAAAGCGAAATAGCGCTATTAAAGTAACTCTATAG
- a CDS encoding dicarboxylate/amino acid:cation symporter — translation MKKLSLTTQILIGLGLGILVGLVLNLYAPGLFSRLDPLLFTPLGQIFLNLITMLVVPIVLISITLGVINLGDTKKLGRIGFKTILFFLITTSIAITIGLTLASLVKPGEFGTFDTSALEYEGTREAPAVVDTLLNIIPKNPITAMAEGNLLQIIAFSVLLGLALNVLGDKVAVIRKLFEQANEVVMYLVHLIIKTAPYGAFGLIASAIGKMGFDAFKAMFAYFLVVAAALIIHLFVTYGGAVAILGKTNPLHFFKKFLPAMSVAFSTSSSNATLPISMDIAQERLGVPKHISSFVQPLGATINMDGTAIMQGVATVFIAQVFAESLTLFELITVVGVAVVASIGTAGVPGVGLILLAMVLGSVGLPVEGIALILGVDRLLDMARTAVNITGDASCAYIVAKSEGEDMTVTENPNTNNL, via the coding sequence ATGAAAAAACTATCATTAACGACACAAATACTAATCGGTCTTGGGTTAGGTATTCTAGTTGGATTAGTATTAAACCTATATGCACCAGGTCTGTTTAGTCGACTTGATCCACTCTTATTTACACCACTAGGACAAATCTTTTTAAATCTTATCACAATGTTAGTTGTCCCAATTGTTTTAATATCCATTACTTTAGGTGTAATCAATTTAGGGGATACGAAGAAATTAGGTAGAATTGGATTTAAAACCATTTTATTTTTCTTAATTACAACAAGTATTGCGATTACGATAGGGTTAACATTAGCTTCTCTTGTAAAACCAGGGGAATTTGGAACATTTGATACATCTGCATTAGAGTACGAAGGAACAAGAGAAGCGCCAGCAGTTGTGGACACTTTATTAAACATCATCCCGAAAAACCCGATAACTGCTATGGCAGAAGGAAATTTACTTCAAATCATTGCTTTTTCAGTGTTATTAGGTCTTGCTTTGAACGTTTTAGGGGATAAGGTAGCTGTTATAAGAAAACTATTCGAACAAGCGAACGAAGTTGTTATGTATCTTGTTCATTTAATTATTAAAACAGCACCATATGGAGCATTTGGTTTAATCGCATCTGCTATCGGTAAGATGGGCTTTGATGCTTTTAAAGCGATGTTTGCTTATTTCCTTGTTGTTGCTGCAGCACTGATCATTCACTTATTTGTAACTTATGGTGGAGCTGTTGCCATACTTGGAAAAACGAATCCGCTTCACTTCTTTAAAAAATTCTTACCAGCTATGAGTGTGGCATTCAGTACTTCAAGCAGTAATGCTACATTACCGATATCGATGGACATTGCACAAGAGCGTTTAGGTGTGCCAAAACATATTAGTAGCTTTGTTCAACCACTAGGTGCAACAATCAACATGGATGGTACAGCTATCATGCAAGGTGTAGCAACTGTGTTCATTGCTCAAGTATTTGCTGAAAGTCTAACTTTGTTTGAACTAATTACAGTTGTCGGGGTAGCTGTAGTAGCGAGTATAGGGACTGCAGGAGTACCAGGCGTAGGTCTAATCTTATTAGCAATGGTATTAGGCTCAGTAGGTTTACCTGTTGAAGGAATTGCATTAATTCTCGGGGTAGATCGATTACTTGATATGGCACGTACAGCAGTTAACATAACTGGTGATGCATCATGTGCATATATCGTTGCAAAATCAGAAGGCGAAGACATGACAGTAACAGAAAATCCTAATACCAATAACTTATAA
- a CDS encoding undecaprenyl-diphosphate phosphatase, translating into MSKIEAFILGIIQGLTEFLPISSTGHLYLGRNLFGLQEAGLLLDTMLHFGTLIAVLYFYREEFVKIIKNPFHKLSLLLIVGTIPAVVIGLSFKDYFEEISTTGVTIGWEFLITGAFLWFADSIKQGAKKMDDITWKDALFIGSFQAAAIFPAISRSGLTIAAGLFRKLDRETAAYFSFLLSTPAIAGAVVLQTAEVAQVGREDISLTALIIGILASCFFGYIAVKWMINYLKKHSLKTFAIYVWVLGIGVIILQKMGLF; encoded by the coding sequence ATGTCAAAAATAGAAGCATTTATTCTTGGGATTATTCAGGGATTAACAGAGTTTTTACCGATAAGTAGTACAGGCCATTTGTATCTAGGTAGAAATCTATTTGGTCTTCAAGAAGCTGGATTGCTACTTGATACCATGTTGCACTTTGGTACATTAATTGCGGTCCTTTATTTCTACAGAGAAGAATTCGTGAAAATAATTAAAAACCCATTTCACAAGCTTTCCCTTCTCCTCATTGTCGGTACAATTCCGGCAGTCGTTATCGGACTATCTTTTAAGGATTACTTTGAAGAAATTTCTACAACAGGTGTAACGATTGGTTGGGAGTTTTTAATTACGGGAGCTTTCCTTTGGTTTGCTGATTCCATCAAGCAAGGCGCAAAAAAGATGGACGATATTACTTGGAAGGATGCACTTTTTATCGGTTCCTTTCAAGCAGCGGCTATTTTTCCGGCCATATCTCGCTCAGGCCTTACTATAGCAGCAGGTTTATTTAGAAAACTAGACCGTGAAACAGCAGCGTATTTCTCCTTTTTACTTTCTACACCAGCAATAGCAGGGGCTGTAGTTTTACAAACTGCAGAAGTTGCCCAGGTGGGAAGGGAGGACATTTCCTTAACAGCTCTTATTATAGGAATTTTAGCATCGTGCTTTTTTGGATACATTGCAGTAAAATGGATGATCAACTACTTAAAAAAACACTCATTAAAAACATTTGCTATTTATGTGTGGGTGCTTGGAATTGGAGTTATCATATTACAAAAGATGGGATTATTCTAA
- a CDS encoding STAS domain-containing protein, giving the protein MEVNAVIGIRFKDEKEIIATNMLKELQKAYPENEVYKQEEQAIGIISIFSTLVDYIGEYISTKDKDILHNAKEWGSSIGQMAVSNGASLDSTLSNMTLYKKCSWNFLQQEGERLHLKLEELAYQFEQIDEVFNIIVFGFSQAFTKATDDKILETKARFLRLSVPIVPLLNGIAVLPLIGELDDERASILIEETLDKCKNLQINKLIIDFSGVYIVDQTVIHTIDLLIRALKLIGITPAITGLRAELSLQFVQSHLTLSDIELKGSLEQILEKALVGAK; this is encoded by the coding sequence GTGGAAGTGAACGCAGTAATCGGCATAAGATTCAAGGATGAAAAAGAAATTATAGCTACAAATATGTTAAAAGAATTACAAAAAGCTTATCCAGAAAATGAAGTTTATAAGCAAGAAGAGCAGGCTATTGGAATAATTAGTATTTTCTCCACTTTAGTTGATTATATTGGAGAGTATATTTCAACAAAAGATAAAGATATTTTACATAATGCGAAAGAGTGGGGCAGTTCAATTGGGCAAATGGCAGTGAGCAATGGTGCTTCACTTGATTCAACACTTTCCAATATGACATTATATAAAAAATGTAGTTGGAATTTTTTACAGCAGGAAGGCGAGCGTCTACATTTAAAATTAGAAGAATTGGCATATCAGTTTGAACAAATAGATGAAGTATTTAATATTATTGTATTTGGTTTTAGTCAAGCTTTCACGAAAGCAACGGACGATAAAATATTAGAAACAAAAGCTAGATTCCTTCGCCTTTCTGTACCAATTGTTCCATTATTAAATGGTATAGCTGTATTACCTTTAATTGGAGAACTTGACGACGAAAGAGCAAGCATTCTAATTGAAGAGACATTAGATAAGTGCAAAAATCTTCAAATAAATAAATTGATCATCGATTTTTCTGGTGTATATATTGTAGATCAAACAGTCATTCATACAATAGATTTATTAATACGCGCGTTAAAGCTTATTGGGATCACACCTGCGATTACAGGTCTTCGTGCTGAATTGAGCTTACAATTCGTACAATCCCACCTTACATTATCAGACATTGAACTAAAAGGGTCTCTGGAACAAATATTAGAAAAGGCTCTTGTAGGCGCAAAATAA
- a CDS encoding DedA family protein: protein MEEFFFGIFEFFADLGVWGIMFGLMVEVIPSEIVLGYGGYLISIGEISFLSALIAGAVGGTFAQLFLYWAGSIGGRPFLEKYGKYILIQPKHLDLSEKWFVEYGPIVVFAARFVPVVRHAISIPAGVAKMPFLPFLLYTIAAVIPWTILFLYLGFELGENWREIKQAAQPLIMPLIFLMCVGVLTYFLFSRKRK from the coding sequence ATGGAAGAATTTTTTTTCGGAATCTTTGAGTTTTTCGCAGACCTAGGTGTATGGGGCATTATGTTTGGGCTCATGGTCGAAGTAATCCCGAGTGAAATAGTCTTAGGTTATGGAGGCTATTTAATTTCAATTGGAGAAATAAGCTTCTTGAGTGCCCTTATAGCAGGTGCAGTTGGTGGGACGTTTGCTCAACTTTTCTTATATTGGGCAGGAAGTATCGGTGGCAGACCTTTCTTAGAAAAATACGGAAAGTACATATTAATCCAACCAAAACATTTAGACCTTTCGGAAAAGTGGTTTGTTGAATACGGCCCGATTGTTGTATTCGCTGCAAGGTTCGTACCAGTTGTACGACACGCAATATCTATTCCAGCTGGAGTAGCCAAAATGCCGTTTTTACCATTTCTCCTTTACACCATTGCAGCGGTTATTCCGTGGACTATCCTATTTTTATATTTAGGTTTTGAATTGGGTGAAAATTGGCGTGAAATCAAACAAGCTGCACAACCATTGATCATGCCTTTAATTTTTCTCATGTGTGTTGGAGTATTAACTTATTTTCTATTCAGCCGGAAACGTAAGTAA
- a CDS encoding transglycosylase domain-containing protein yields the protein MTNRSEYKKRKMKKNHGKVTLLVTSLLILNVFIFMQFYIKTRDVSALTEPLPTATVIYDREGEQVSVFRPNKVEGIATEEIPDIMKLAVVAVEDQRFYEHDGFDIVGTGRAMFTNLKARRVVQGGSTLTQQMVKNVFLTHDQTFKRKLDEYFLAKKVEQQYSKNEILGIYLNQVYFGEGAWGIKRAAEIYYGKEPKDLTLNEVATLAGLLPAPSVLNPIKNEERAKNRRNVVLQLMYEQQFISRQQLEETREEPIELNPKSSSLFNVQYPSYMTHVIQEAVTMYGISESEVLSGGYHIYTALDQPTQSALENIYAEPSNFPKGSADEIPQSSGIIIHPETGGILALIGGRENKFQDYNRVSRLTRQPGSTIKPLLVYTPALENGYDMFDMLNDSPVEFGNYKPQNFSRTFKGEVSMYDAVLNSYNVPAVSVLHEMGLSTAINMAKKLYLPITENDHNLAALALGGLDKGVTLQQMAEAYTIYPNKGEIIESHTIKKIVDRNGDEVATFDGEKERVASEEVVQKMTYMLKGVVDNGTGRNAQIAGREVAGKTGSTQVVGAQVNGTSNQWFIGYTPELVGAFWIGYDRLSPDQYIPAVQGAGNPAAKLFQQAMSEALIDLPKSSFGLPAYKQPKPKSVEPSSQSKPKKEEKKPKKEEKKRGKEKAPGQKKKRRDE from the coding sequence ATGACAAATAGATCTGAATACAAGAAGAGAAAAATGAAAAAGAATCATGGAAAAGTGACTTTGTTAGTTACTAGCTTGTTAATCTTAAACGTATTTATTTTTATGCAATTTTATATAAAAACAAGAGATGTTAGTGCGTTAACAGAGCCACTCCCAACGGCAACAGTTATTTATGATCGTGAAGGTGAACAAGTAAGTGTATTCCGCCCTAATAAAGTGGAAGGAATAGCTACAGAAGAAATACCAGACATTATGAAACTTGCAGTCGTCGCGGTAGAAGACCAAAGGTTTTATGAGCACGACGGTTTTGATATTGTTGGTACAGGAAGAGCGATGTTTACCAACCTAAAAGCAAGAAGAGTTGTTCAAGGTGGTAGTACTCTAACGCAACAAATGGTGAAAAATGTTTTCCTAACGCATGACCAAACATTTAAAAGAAAACTTGATGAATATTTCTTAGCTAAAAAAGTAGAACAACAGTATTCGAAAAATGAAATATTAGGAATATATTTGAATCAAGTGTATTTTGGTGAAGGTGCCTGGGGAATAAAGAGAGCAGCTGAAATTTATTACGGGAAAGAGCCAAAAGATCTTACGTTAAACGAAGTGGCAACACTTGCTGGATTACTGCCAGCCCCATCTGTGCTTAATCCGATTAAAAATGAAGAAAGAGCCAAAAACCGTAGAAACGTAGTTTTGCAGTTAATGTATGAACAGCAATTTATTTCAAGACAACAACTAGAAGAGACACGAGAAGAACCTATCGAACTTAATCCGAAAAGCAGTTCTTTGTTTAATGTACAATATCCATCCTATATGACCCATGTAATTCAAGAAGCTGTTACTATGTACGGTATATCAGAAAGCGAAGTCTTATCTGGTGGTTATCATATTTACACAGCATTAGATCAGCCAACACAATCAGCACTCGAAAATATTTATGCTGAACCATCTAATTTCCCAAAAGGTTCAGCTGATGAAATACCTCAAAGTAGCGGAATAATCATTCATCCGGAAACAGGGGGAATATTAGCTTTAATTGGTGGTAGAGAAAATAAATTTCAAGACTATAACCGAGTGTCTAGACTAACTAGGCAGCCAGGTTCAACTATTAAACCATTATTAGTTTATACTCCAGCTTTAGAAAATGGATATGACATGTTCGATATGTTAAATGATTCACCTGTTGAATTTGGAAACTATAAACCTCAAAACTTTTCTAGAACTTTCAAAGGGGAAGTTTCCATGTATGATGCAGTGTTGAATTCATATAATGTTCCAGCAGTATCTGTTTTACATGAAATGGGTCTAAGTACTGCGATAAATATGGCCAAAAAACTATATTTGCCGATTACAGAAAATGACCATAATCTAGCAGCACTTGCCCTAGGTGGTTTAGATAAAGGGGTAACTCTTCAACAAATGGCAGAAGCGTATACGATTTATCCAAACAAAGGGGAAATCATTGAATCACATACAATTAAGAAAATTGTTGACCGTAACGGTGACGAAGTAGCTACCTTTGATGGAGAAAAAGAACGAGTAGCATCAGAAGAAGTAGTGCAAAAAATGACGTATATGTTAAAAGGCGTAGTCGATAACGGAACAGGTAGAAACGCTCAAATTGCAGGAAGAGAAGTAGCTGGTAAAACTGGGTCTACGCAAGTTGTTGGTGCCCAAGTCAACGGTACATCGAACCAGTGGTTTATTGGCTATACGCCCGAATTAGTAGGGGCTTTTTGGATCGGTTATGATCGTCTATCACCTGATCAGTACATTCCAGCTGTTCAAGGCGCGGGGAATCCTGCTGCAAAACTATTCCAACAAGCTATGAGTGAAGCATTAATAGATTTACCAAAATCCTCTTTCGGTTTACCAGCATATAAGCAGCCAAAACCGAAAAGTGTGGAACCTTCTTCACAGTCAAAACCGAAAAAGGAAGAGAAAAAGCCTAAAAAAGAAGAGAAGAAACGTGGCAAAGAGAAAGCGCCAGGACAAAAAAAGAAACGCAGAGATGAATAA
- a CDS encoding CBO0543 family protein: MYLLLVVVVWLVFGYFFIDRKNWFPYYPTVLFFIVSNLFYNFLYYNHTLWSFRAITTDLLNHTFIDIGFSFIIMPILIVIFLQRFPKKETKNKVIYIVVWGAFFSIIEYLFYKKGMFIYDNGWNHIYMTLFNFAFLIILKIHSKKPVLAIVLSLPIIFILIFLFPVPHEVIK, encoded by the coding sequence ATGTACTTATTATTAGTAGTTGTTGTTTGGTTAGTCTTTGGGTACTTTTTTATTGATCGAAAAAATTGGTTTCCTTATTACCCAACTGTATTATTCTTTATTGTTTCTAATTTATTTTATAATTTTTTATATTACAATCATACACTTTGGAGCTTTCGGGCCATTACTACAGACTTGCTGAATCATACGTTTATAGATATTGGATTTTCGTTTATCATCATGCCGATATTGATTGTCATTTTCCTACAACGTTTTCCTAAGAAAGAGACAAAGAACAAAGTCATATATATTGTAGTGTGGGGAGCTTTTTTCTCCATTATTGAATATTTATTTTACAAAAAAGGAATGTTTATATATGACAACGGATGGAATCATATATATATGACGCTGTTTAATTTTGCATTTCTAATTATATTAAAAATCCATTCCAAAAAGCCTGTGCTAGCGATTGTTTTGTCTCTGCCTATAATATTTATTTTAATTTTTCTATTTCCGGTACCACATGAAGTTATCAAATAA
- a CDS encoding RNA polymerase sigma factor produces the protein MSEKKLADVFLREVYRPYYQDVYQYCLYLTNHKEEALDLTQDTFLKAMKSIERYQGRSNLRTWIMSIARNTTIDSFRKKKFQRLLPMKWGKEQTFVAESPENSVGNKAEWQVLQEALTTLKDDYRQVIILRALKEFSPKEVSEILGWSESKVRVTYHRAIEQMRKKIGKDEEGVLTFERTK, from the coding sequence TTGAGTGAGAAAAAGTTAGCAGATGTGTTTTTGAGGGAAGTGTACCGTCCGTATTATCAAGACGTGTATCAATATTGTTTGTATTTAACAAACCACAAGGAAGAAGCTTTAGATTTAACACAGGATACGTTTTTGAAGGCAATGAAAAGTATCGAACGCTATCAAGGGAGGTCCAATTTAAGAACGTGGATTATGTCCATCGCACGAAATACGACAATTGATAGCTTTCGAAAAAAGAAATTCCAACGCTTACTACCGATGAAATGGGGAAAAGAGCAAACATTTGTAGCAGAATCACCTGAAAATTCAGTTGGCAACAAAGCAGAGTGGCAAGTACTTCAAGAAGCACTTACAACATTAAAGGACGATTATCGTCAAGTCATCATTTTAAGAGCTTTAAAAGAATTTTCCCCTAAAGAAGTTTCAGAGATTTTAGGTTGGAGTGAATCAAAAGTTAGAGTGACCTATCATCGTGCCATTGAGCAAATGCGGAAGAAAATTGGCAAAGATGAGGAAGGAGTGTTGACCTTTGAAAGAACAAAATAA
- the mscL gene encoding large-conductance mechanosensitive channel protein MscL, which yields MFRDFKQFAVKGNVIDLAVGVVIGSAFGNIVSSLVNDIMMPLFGVLLGGINLTNQRIIIGQAVVKYGLFLQTIVDFLIIAFSIFLCIRFLQKLRSKEKKDSSNKPSEEVIVLTEIRDLLKEEKQRKPKLKVHIK from the coding sequence ATGTTTAGAGATTTCAAACAATTTGCTGTAAAAGGGAACGTTATCGATTTGGCAGTTGGAGTTGTCATTGGTAGTGCTTTCGGGAATATTGTATCTTCTTTAGTTAATGATATAATGATGCCTTTATTTGGGGTATTGTTAGGTGGAATCAATTTAACGAACCAAAGAATAATAATTGGTCAGGCTGTTGTGAAGTATGGGTTGTTCTTACAAACAATTGTAGACTTTTTAATTATAGCTTTTTCTATATTTTTATGTATTCGATTTCTCCAAAAATTACGATCAAAGGAAAAGAAAGATTCTTCTAATAAACCTTCTGAGGAAGTGATCGTCTTGACGGAAATTCGCGACTTATTAAAAGAGGAAAAACAAAGAAAACCAAAACTGAAAGTACATATTAAATAA
- a CDS encoding xanthine phosphoribosyltransferase: MLQLQHAILEKGTVLSDGVLKVNTFLNHQIDTDLMIEIGREFADRFKDDQITKVLTLESSGIAPSFMAANMLQVPLIFARKKKSLTLQDNVFTSSVYSFTKQETNEITVSKEFLEKNDRVLIIDDFLANGQAALGLANVVEQAGATVTGIGIVIEKSFQPGRQQLLDTGYRVESLARIQSLQNGKVTFLQQTEITHLS, from the coding sequence ATGTTACAACTTCAACATGCCATTTTAGAAAAAGGAACAGTCCTATCAGACGGTGTACTTAAAGTGAACACTTTTCTTAACCACCAAATAGACACAGATCTCATGATTGAGATTGGAAGAGAGTTTGCTGATAGATTCAAAGATGACCAAATCACAAAGGTTTTGACATTAGAATCTTCCGGAATTGCACCAAGTTTTATGGCGGCAAACATGCTTCAAGTTCCTCTTATTTTTGCAAGAAAAAAGAAATCTCTCACTCTTCAAGACAATGTTTTTACAAGTAGTGTTTATTCATTTACAAAACAAGAAACAAACGAGATTACTGTCTCAAAAGAATTTTTAGAAAAAAACGACCGAGTTCTTATCATAGACGATTTCCTAGCTAATGGTCAGGCTGCATTGGGCTTAGCAAATGTTGTAGAGCAGGCTGGTGCAACCGTGACTGGAATCGGCATCGTAATAGAAAAATCTTTTCAACCTGGTAGACAGCAACTTCTTGATACCGGTTACCGTGTTGAGTCCCTTGCAAGAATTCAATCTTTACAAAACGGCAAAGTAACCTTCTTACAACAAACTGAAATAACCCACTTGAGCTAG
- a CDS encoding transposase produces MARRKREWKPDHFYHVGCRGNRKEAIFRNRADFHAFFYILDYIYDKAPFEITSYCLMTNHYHLLVRTKELNLSALMGLLNKRYATYFNSKYNLTGHVFENRFFSEAITDRKGLMDVSHYIHYNPVKANIVKDPKEYKWSSYQYFNPQQTSNSIPQPYINIEPLLNLFQGKDDNERSFHYREYCKNLQRIINDRDKRSTITLRKTSTKSPLISTSNFS; encoded by the coding sequence ATGGCAAGACGAAAGAGAGAATGGAAACCAGATCATTTTTATCATGTAGGGTGTAGAGGGAATAGGAAGGAAGCGATATTTAGAAATAGAGCTGATTTTCATGCATTTTTCTATATACTTGATTATATTTATGACAAGGCACCATTCGAAATTACTTCATATTGCTTAATGACTAATCATTATCATTTACTAGTTCGAACAAAAGAATTAAATCTATCTGCATTAATGGGTTTACTGAACAAGAGGTATGCAACTTACTTTAACAGCAAATACAACTTAACAGGCCATGTATTTGAAAACCGTTTTTTCAGTGAAGCTATCACAGATAGAAAAGGGTTGATGGACGTAAGTCATTATATTCACTATAACCCCGTTAAAGCTAATATAGTAAAAGATCCAAAAGAGTATAAATGGAGTAGTTATCAATACTTCAATCCACAACAAACTTCAAATAGTATTCCCCAACCATACATCAACATAGAGCCACTGCTTAACTTATTTCAAGGAAAAGATGACAACGAAAGAAGTTTTCATTACAGGGAGTATTGTAAAAATCTCCAACGAATAATAAATGATAGAGATAAAAGAAGCACTATAACACTTCGTAAAACTTCAACAAAAAGTCCACTAATTTCTACTAGTAATTTTTCCTAG
- a CDS encoding universal stress protein — MQKILIPYDGSKGSYKALQMGLDLKRRLGSDLTILHVLEKTEPVTPIRTEKTSSLPAAGYGIEGLNMYTPTAQERVPEENHVPYSYESETEELLNEVEAMLANAGVEAPIEVIEGDPAKTICQYEETSDIDLIIIGSSGHGGLKKLILGSVSDKVTNSAKCPVLVAK, encoded by the coding sequence ATGCAAAAAATATTAATTCCTTATGACGGATCAAAAGGAAGTTACAAAGCTCTTCAAATGGGACTAGATTTGAAGCGAAGATTAGGTTCTGATTTAACTATTTTACACGTGCTTGAAAAAACAGAACCTGTTACACCTATTCGTACGGAAAAAACTTCATCTTTACCAGCAGCTGGGTATGGGATTGAAGGGTTAAACATGTATACACCAACTGCACAGGAGAGAGTACCGGAAGAAAATCACGTTCCTTACTCATATGAAAGCGAAACAGAAGAATTATTGAACGAAGTGGAAGCGATGCTTGCCAACGCAGGAGTAGAAGCACCTATAGAAGTAATAGAAGGAGATCCAGCTAAAACCATTTGCCAGTATGAAGAAACGAGTGATATTGACTTAATAATTATTGGCAGTAGCGGCCATGGTGGACTTAAAAAGCTCATTTTAGGTAGTGTAAGTGATAAAGTGACAAATTCCGCCAAATGTCCGGTATTAGTAGCAAAATAA
- a CDS encoding DUF2500 domain-containing protein: MHDFGPDPFGASSGFDFFGIMFTLFPIFFMIILGIILFTVFKNIKEWSNNNKQPRLSVGAIVVSKRIDVSRTMHNHNNNHAHSTSTTRNYVTFEVESGDRMEFQVSGKEYGLLAERDKGKLAFQGTRYLSFERIS; the protein is encoded by the coding sequence ATGCACGATTTCGGTCCGGATCCGTTTGGAGCATCTAGTGGTTTTGATTTTTTTGGTATTATGTTCACTTTATTTCCTATTTTCTTTATGATTATTTTAGGAATAATCTTATTTACAGTTTTTAAAAACATTAAAGAATGGAGTAACAATAATAAACAACCAAGGTTGTCAGTAGGGGCCATTGTGGTGTCTAAAAGAATTGATGTAAGTAGAACGATGCATAATCATAATAATAATCATGCCCACTCCACGTCAACTACACGAAATTACGTTACATTTGAGGTAGAAAGCGGAGATAGAATGGAGTTTCAAGTAAGTGGAAAAGAATATGGGCTGTTAGCAGAGAGAGATAAGGGAAAGTTAGCATTTCAAGGGACTCGGTATTTGAGCTTTGAGCGAATCAGCTAA